The genome window ATCAAGTAATCTAAGATAAGAATGAAAAGTGCACCGTTTTATATAGTTAACGAAATGCGTCATTGGGCGTACGTCAGGGAAGGAATGAAACTCGTAAATCAAGGTATGCCGTTGTTTTGCATCTTCTTGACTTGCGCCTCTGTGCCCACGCCAAACCTGCGCACGTGTGTGCAAGGTGGGCGGGTTCCTCGACCATATATGGTCTTCGCTTCCTTTCTTCCGTCGGATGAAGACGCATCTGATCATCGCGTCTCTCTCAGTTCGCATCTCAGCAGCTGCGGACTTTTGACGTCACTTCGTTGGTCCAGGAAGAAAAGTCCAACTTTTAACTTATGGCAGGCTCATGATTTCCTTTGCCCCTGTTCAGTTCTTCTTTTATCGGCTTCTTTTCTTTCGTCGATCATTGTGGAATGGTCCGCGCTTTTTCAAAAGGTTGGTTCCACTTCAGCATGGGAACTGCGGCGTCCAAAAGGAAGAATCACAAGAGTGACGCCATATCTTCCGTGACCGCTAAAGTTCGGTGAGTCCTCTATAATATTATTCTTTATGTATAACATAATGTGCAGGGCTTGAGTTTGAGTctgatttattaatttatttattgaggCTTGAAATGTATAACCTTaccttttaataataataatagttatttatttttgtcttagaTTTTGCAAAGTACAATCTCACCACAAACTTAGACCCTATTCTTTTATTATATATACCGTAGTGTAATAAAGAAGTGTACCCCCAACACACTATATATCAACAATCTTTAGTATCTGGATTTTTGGAGCCAGGCCACAGAAAGAGCCCAATTACCTtttataaatacaatttaaaggTACATTTCTGTTGTTTAAGTTTCATATAAATTATAGAAGTGTGTGACTTGGAGTTTACTGACAAATGGAATGACCTTCAATTGATCTCGACTTTAACTAATTGAGATGACATTTCTTATTGGGGGCgggccggcggatgagtggttagcgcgtcggcctcacggtgggggacctgggttcaaatccagatcggtccacctgtgtggagtttgcatgttttcccagggcctgcgtgggtttcctctgggtactccagattcctcccacattccaaagacatgcatggtagggtgattttggacactaaattgcccttaggtatgagtgtgagcgtgaatggttgtttgactccttgtgccctgcgattggctggccaccaattcagggtgtcccccgcctctggccctaagtcgctgggatgggctccagcaccccgtgcgaccctagtgaggataaagtggttcagaagatgagatgaaaaaaatgagatcTCTCTCTGGAGAGAGGTAGACTGCAACAAAAGGTCATGGTGTCAGATCTGTGTATACTCCCTTTCAAAGCTGTCTCTAATTCTTTTTGATTTTGTGGACGCACAACCGACCTCAGGGGGCGTCTGGTGTGTCCTGGTGGCATTTGTTTCAATTCGGAGTCGGAGCCAGTGGCTTCAACTCAAAGGATAGCTGCAACTGTTTATCTAAATCATATTACAGCAATTCACACTCAATAATACTTTTTTACTTTGTTAGTACATTTATTTAGCTTTAGTTCACACAAGCTTCTTCTGTATCTGTGGGATTTTGCATGACATTAAACTGGCATGCATTTTCCCACATCTTTgattattataaaataacacaaGGATTTAATACTTTGTGTATATTGTCCTTGCTGGCGAATCTGCCATACACCTTATTAATTTTTTCACCCACATTTTTTGTCcctacacttttttttataagtCGACTTGTTTAGAAAAAATGGCTGTCACTCAGTCATAGGTCTTACATTGACCGATTCTGACTGTCCACTGTCAAAGTGTCCTTGTTGAAGACACCGAAGCCTAAAGTGCTCCTAGTGTGCCTGGCAGAGCTGTGCATGGAAGTAACTGCCCCTTGATGCATGTGCGTGTGAAAGGATGAATGTTAACCTCTGTAAAGTGCTTTGGGCTCTGTGGTGATAGAGATAAAATACTATCTATGTAAGTGCACGCATTTTACCATTTAGTCCATAGGAAATGACATGCCAACCATTTGTCAATTTAATCTTTCAAAATGGTTTATTGTCCACGTTGCTTCATTACGTTCAATACCACTTGCAGCAGATCAGCATTTTTCACACAAATCTGTAAATACAGTGCTATACTGTCGACGACCGCCCGTTCTAATTTGAGTAAAATGTTCTGTTTAGTCGCTCCGAGAGGAATAGATCTCTGTAATAAATCAAGGACCGATTGACGACCTTGTAAACTTAAAATCAAGGTGGGGTCAAATGCTAATAATAAAAGACTATGTATGTTTGTAATGCACATCCTTTTCGGAGATGGAGGTCATTAATTATTTTAGGTGCGCCTGCACACATTAACGCGTCACATTTACACCAAATGCCCACAGACGGCATTTGTACTGCCAAAACATCGGATAGCTATCCGATTCATATCCACATACTAATGAGGACCAggtcagatttgaaaaaaaatattggactgCCCACATCGCATAGAAAAAAAGATACTTGTTGCATACGTGCCCAGAAATCTGACCTGACctgaatcactttgccaagttTGTTACTTGACATAATTACCAAAGACATTGCATCATTAAGTTTAGTTAACAGCAGAGGGAAGAAAAGGACAACAAACGTGTGTGCATTTAGGAATACTTTACAGTATAATTGGATGAAAGTAGAGCTCTTCCCCCAACACAAATGCAAAGTAGTattcataaaagaaaaaaaatgcctatcCTCTCATACTACTGAGGCTCCTTTACTCATCACTTCATCTCTTTCCCATAGCtccctaatgttttttttttaccaggagGCATCCATACATTACTCTATTCAGCATATACATTTACTAACCTTTCTAGCAGGGAAGTAAtgatgtgtacgtgtacgtgtatgtgtgtgtgcctcTTTGAACCTCTCCCAAGCAGATAATATAATCCACTTTCTGGATCATTTCTTCTTCTATACCCTCTCTATACTTGTTTAATACACATTCCTATCTTATTTAGCCCATCATCATCCTACTTCCCACTCTGTGCTTACTTTCTATTTTGGTCTTATAGATGCTTGTCGTCGTATTTCTTGTGCTCCCTCCCCCCCTCCTTTATGTCACATGGCTGAAAACatgcagtagaaaaaaaaatccaaaagcaCATGGCAGAGCTGGTGATATAGTGCAGCTGCAATGAGCCAGTCAGCTACAACCGGACAGCTTCATCACACTATTATGTCGatggtattttttcatttttatgtgtgccttTCACCAAGGACTAGAAAGGATGGGAAATTCACAACCATGTGATTCAATTTTACGGGATAAGTGGTAAAGATGAGCTTTCAGTTCAAACAGAGTTGACTACAGTATTTTTCATGGCTCATTTTATAAGATACGATAAAGAGACGAAACCAAAGTAATTACTCCTCAATGAATAATCCTATCATTTCATTGTTATTTTGGTATTCACATTTGTTGCCTTGCCTTGTGAAAGCGTCCGATGGAACAGCGAGAAGACAAACTCAAAACATCTACTTTTCATGCTGACTCCAAACATCACATGTCCTGGGCTGTGAGCATGTTGACATCACTCTCTTCGAGTGTagtgtatggatttttttttataagaagTGCACTGAGTCATCCAGATAGATTAGGGAtgattgcattttcttcctcttCCCTATCTCCTCCTCGATTCATCCAAGAAGGGAGGGGACTTTCACAGGAAATGCCGCCACTGCACGTGCAGCCTCATATTTAATTACTTAGAGTGTCATAGTGAGAAGGCATATAGGCAGCATCAACACAGCTATTTCATCTGACTGAAGCTCCCAGGAGATTTATCTTTGTAGTCTTTTAGTACTGTAGAAGTGTAACctatttattttcatgtctgcctTTCAATGCAACTATGCAAAAATCGACCTATAAATATCCCACTTGTGTTGTCAGATGATTTTGTACATGTCTCTGGTTCTTTCCCATTTGCAGCAATTGACCTTGACTGTAGCCATGGTATGTAGGTTAACTAAACAGTCAAGATAAAAACAAATTGGGAATTAATTTTGCGTCCCGGGGGGAACCTCCAACATATTCCAAATAGAAAACACATTAGAGTGAGAACATTGTCTAATTTTTAGTGGTGCAAATGAACTCACATCTCTTTCACTTTAAGAAGTTAAATTTCAGactggggttggttcgcgggccgctttaacgtcaacttgatttcacttgggccggaccattttagatataatatttagatttttttaaataaattgattaaaagaactggattaaaagacctgaatattcagttttttatcgatctaaaaaaaactttattttagcttttttaaaatatatttttagattttacaaaatgattttcgaactaaaaacacagaaaatatggattaaaaaattaaaattattgatttaaaagggggaaagtcaggaaaattaatatacatctatactcttcattttaatttgatcctaaaacagaaagtcggcacgcatgatttactttcctgggccacacaaaatgatgcggcgggccagatttagcccccgcgccgccactttgacacatgtggtataaGGTAACAAAAACGTTGGACCGTTTTTGGAGGTAAAAAAGAAAACGCTTCATAGTATGCATAAATGCGACATGCTTCCTGAGCAATGCAGTAATACACATTTTATCATGAATTTAGAACTCATAATGCCAGGCTGAGCATCAAATTTTCTAAGCTCAAGTGAAATACTTTACCATTTCAAATTCTCCCCAATCTTATAATTCATCCATAAACTAGGACAGCTCAGAGCTGTATTCAAGGACAACTTGACATCCTAAACTTCCCCAAGAGCTAGAACAGCTGTTCATATTCACAAGAGGAGTCCTTTTGCGCACAATATAAAATTGGTGCCATTTAACAACTACACAAATTGTTGCCAAGTCTTTAAACTGaggacattttaaatgaattaaggATGATCTTATGGTTACAATTGCATCGCAGGTTAAAATCTGGACCTATACCGCTCAAGCCAGAATAGAACTTGGTTTAAGTCTTTGTTTGCATACACGGGTGTTAAAATATATGACGTTGCAATCAAGGGCAAAgtcattattaatattttaggaAATTCATGGGAAAATAAACCCAAAGAGTATGGAATTGAAGGTCTAAATGACTTTGATGTCCAGTACTTAAATAATTAGAGATTGGCACCAGAGACAGAAACACAGCACATTGGTTTTATCATCATCAGTAGGGAGGCAATAAAACGGAATGTTAATTTTTATGTACtggtaaaacaatgtttaaacaCAGCCTTTACTTTGAATAGActgataaaaaaacatttttcagttaGAAAGCACTCTCAAACAGTTTGTCGTGGATTGTCATCTTGTTGATATCCTGTAATTTTTCAATGGAGGCCTTGCATGTAATGGAAACTTTGTTTTGTGTAACTGAATTTTTCAcgttgtgttttattttgtcctAACAGGGCAGCTAGAGCGTTTGGAGAATACTTGTCCTCTACAAATTCAGAGAACCGCAACAGAGCAGGTAGCTGAAGTCATTTTGAATTTACCTCATTTTGACGTGTCTCACTTTGGACAAGTATGAAATATATACATCCATGCAACTCTATGAAGCATGTAATCCTGGAGCTATTTTCAAACCATTTTAGTTTGTAAATACAATGCACTTTGACAAAAATATCCACAAACTATTGTCTTCAAATTCTACTCAGAAAATGTCATCACATAATTATCCCTTTCTCCATTTAAATTTTGTCCGTAGATCATCTGTTGTCCGACACATACTCTGGCCAAGGCTGTGACTCCTCAGACGTCAGTCAAAACAAGCAAAATCTGCCACCACAGCCTCCCTCTTCTCCCATAACCAAGTCCCACAAGGCTGGACAGTCCAATCGTAGTGGTCAGATACAAGTCCAGCTTCGAGCTAACTCGCTAAAAGCCCAGGCACCGTCTAAACGTAGACTCTCTACTGAGCGCAGGCTCTCCACAGAAAATCCACCGAGTGCCAGGGATTGGCAAGGGAGTGTGTCAGCAAAACCAGCTCGGGTGTATACAATCACAAGAGAGGTAGGGATGACTCTGGGCCAAGACAGTGAGGAAAGCCTAGAGCTGGAAGTGTTGCAGGGAAGCAAGGTTGAGCCACTCTCCAACAACTCGTCTACCGTGGACCAGCAATCATCTGCTCCTGCCCGTGGTAGCCAGTTCCGTAGCAGTCATCACCGTAGTAACCATTGCCATGCCCACCAGAAGCGTGGAGGTCCTTTGTCATCATCTCAGTCACTGCAAAGTTCCGACAGCGCCAGCAACATCCGAGACTGGGGCATGAGGAAAGGAAGTTCAAGGGGTGACAGCACTGGAGACTGCGTGGCCTGCATTCGCGCTCCCTGTCAAAGCCAACGCTCTTTAGACCTGGACATGTCATCGAGGGATGCGGGCAAGCAGCGTAAGAAATTGGAGAGGATGCACAGTGAGGATAAAACTTCTACCGATGACAAAGGTGAGGCATTAGAAACGATAAAAGGTCACCAGAATTCTAGATAGACAACATCCTGACAGCAATTTTGTTTGTGTTGCCTATTTTGTTTGCAATCATAAGGAAGCTAGTAGCTATGCCAGAAAAGCAGTATATTAGTTTCTGACCGCTCAAACCAAATTTTCAGAAGAATAACCTCTCGCAATATCACTTTATTCTGTAGGTTTGAAGGAGTTTCTTCATCCACATTAttaaaatccaatttaaaaattaGCCTGACAAACTGTGGTTAAATTGGTGTATTTGGGATGATGAGCCATATTATATGTCTAGATTATggttcattgattcatttcccAATAATGGTTCAAATTTACAGTTCTACTAGTTTGATTAGATGCAAAGTATGCAGacttatgtataaaaaaatattagattGTCAAAATGTGtactataaaatgtaaaattctatAATTCTTTACAGCCAACACCTGCATTTTGTTTTAGTTGTTGCAGCAGcataaccagtttttttttccatctgaggTTATATTTTATGTATGTTCCACCACTGTCCCAATGTGAACTGACATAATCCACAGCTCTCCCACGACATGCAGAAGGTGTTTAACCAAGACTGTATGAATGATTGGATATACATTTTCAAGACAATATATTATGATATGCAGTAGATATGCTGCTTTAAATGTGTTCAGAAACCGTACTCAAAATAaactatttggaaaaaaatgtgcttaGTGTATTTGTGAGCCTCATGCACTTGTGTAAAACTCAATTTCTTCTCCATTACAGAAGAAAATTCGAACAGCTGGTTCCCTAAAGAAAATATGTTCAGCTTTCAGACAGCAACTACTACCATGCAGGCGTAAGTACAGCACAGAATCTCCATTTCTTTTTCCTCCACGTGTGTAATTCTTTATCTGGTTCTTGTCAAATTGCTCTGTCAAAAGATAAAACCAAATGTTATAATCATTATAAGTTAGTCCTTATCCTTGTTCTGTTTTATTGTCTTACTACTGTTCTGGTACTGTGTAGATATCTAAAGCAATAACTGCATCAAAAGtcctatatatataatttatatatctatataaataatttatatataatttaaatgcAACACTGAACTCACTTAGTGTAACACATTTATTGTTCAGGTGTGCCTCAGGCAAGCCAGACTAAAAGGCTTTTACGCAATTTTActctatttatttgtattacatTTTGTATGTCGATTAGGAGGTTATGGTTATTGACTTCACTTATATAATTTTGTACATTTATAGAAACTAAATGCACCTGTTACCTTAGCCTTAATTATTGCAGTTAAACTGACATCTATTCAGTATTTGTCTGACCATGCTGGTGACTTGACTTTTATTCTGTTTTCTTCCACTTCTCTCCGGGTGGCAAACTTCCAAATCACGACTCTAGAATATCGTGAGTAACCACCTACACTCTGTGTATTTGGCTTccagtttgtttcttttcaagTCAAGCAACacatcttttttcccctccatattttCCTCACGTGCCTCTGTGTTAGTCACTCTAGTGTGTTCTCATGAGTCACATTCTTTACCAGACTGTGTATGACAATTAAAAAGCAAAGGTGCCATCATAACATTTACGCTAATAGACTTGCATTTCTTGTCCTTAACAAGTGCATTAGTAATAGCTACGTGCTCTGTCATCAAGCAAGAGCAGGGTATACATTTATATTGGAGACACTATACCACAAGTTTTATTATGGCTGACAAGTGCCATTGGTTTAAGATAGAATGACGGCACTTTCAAGCCAAGTCATTGAAAAGATTTACATCCattatgttttgtccaaaaCTCTTGTCAGTCAATCAAAAATAGTCAATCAACTAGTTTAAAAAGCACTTTTTCTTTACTAATGTCAAAATTCAGCATTTTAGTTACCAATATATCACTTTCTTTGCAGTTTTGTATTGTGTTCctagtgtgtgtgcgcgtgtgtgtgtgcatatacaGTACtcgtgtatttttaaataatatcccAATCCCAGTCTACCTTTATCCGATTGAcctcttttgaaactgaaaGCACTTATTTGAACCCTTCTACCTCAGCATAGCTAGCCGGCTTTTCCCCCTCATTTATGCCCGAACCCAACTGGAGTCAAAGGGCTTAGTCTGCTCAGTGTCTTGACGTTTTAACCCTTGGTTTCGATTGGGTTCAGACAAGCAAACCTGTTCAGGGCCAGTTGAAATAGACTTTAAACCCCAACATAACACTTTGACATTCTGGCAGGGCTTTCCGGGGCATTGCCGAGAAAAAGAGACGGAAAAGAGAGCAGGATGCAGCCACCATGATTGAGAGGTACCATATCCTGGCTTAACTGTCCTGTCCTGTGTAGTGCCAAACCGTCCGTTAAATTGCGCAGCAAGGAAAACATCCAAgatgacaacaaaaacattttcccaaattataATTGTTTTATCAATAGAATATGTAAGTGGGAATGGTGCTGTCTTTGGGTTGAACTGTTATCCTTATCTGTCTAGTAGCGTCATTTTTTGTGAATTTGTTTGTCAAACAATAGGTTTTGGAATTGATCACGGTCAACGTGATAGGCTCACGCTTTCATATACGTATTcgagaaaaatatataatgtcTCCAATCATCTGCTTTGTCTTTCtggcagaaaaacaaacaataaaacacgctctttttttgttgagaTCAGGCCATTGTTTTGGCTAAATACTTGGAACTCACTGAACAAAGCATATGCAGCTATTACTTAAAGACAGATAAGGATGTAGTATCTTGACAAGCTGAACTAAGGACATTTTTTAAAGGGACTCAGTATCTTGGTTGTCGCTGTCTGTCTGTGAGTGACTGTGTCTATGTCAAGGAGTTGCCTTTAAAGTGGTTCACACCAGAGACACGAAAAAGACTACCTGTTGAGACTTGAAAATATACTGTGCTTCTAAAAGAAAGGTGCCTCTCAGTCAGTGTGAATATGCaagttttatattttcttttccacGGCCACGGTGAAGGTTTGGGCCGATATGTTGCACTCGCTTTGGCTTACATTTGATTTGGTGTGTGGttgtggatttattttttaaaatcgtgTCACTCTGTTTATAAACTGACTGATGACGGATCAAACCTCCTCTTCTCTGAGTCATCCCGCTATTTTAGGCCGAGACTCCCGCAACCAGCACTAGAGTGCCTTTGACTATTTAATCAAAGAGCTTGTCTGCCCAAGAATCAACAAATACTAGGACTTACACTTGCGGTCATGATGAATAATAAAGCACTTTCAGGCTCTACATTGTTCCTTTTACAAACCTCGTAAGGGAGGCCCtttggtcaatttttttttgcttgtttgaaAGATtacttttggagaaaaaaaatagtgaagTGAAGTGATTTGACATGTTTGACGGAACATTATGGAttaacatatataaaaaaagtccTTAAGAATTGATTATGGAAAGTGATTCACTTtctaaaacttattttttgaaaacACCTGACATTGAACAAACATGCCGTATATTTAGCCCCATCATTTGACTGTACATTATGAACAAACATCTTCACTCTTACCATGTcttgtatatatacatttggGAATGGGCTTGAGTAGACCTCTCCTAAATCTTAACTTTTCACCAAATTCAGGCCATTGTGTGGTCATCAAAACAGGCCCTGTAAGTGTTTTGATTGTGTAGTTGTGTGGTCTTTTATTGCACTGTGTCTTAAGCTAAATTTCTTCATTTACAACATAGGCCCTCATTTTTTGTGGACATATAAGCAGCTACATCATAATGCCTGATCATTACCTGTGCActcaactgtatttttttataaaagtgTTTACAGTACATCTGTGCCATTGTTCATGCTGCAAGTTGCTAATATACAGTATTTCCTTGTTTTCTGTTTCCATGATAGAAACTTTCGCAAACACCTTCGGATGGTGGGCAGCCGGAAAATCAAAGTTCAGAGTAAGTAAATCTGTGTCTTTCCCACTCCGTTTGACAATTACTTCTTGCAGAATGATTATGATGTATTATACATGACATCCAGAACCACACAAAGCGGAACTTGTTAATCGTGGGCTATAGGAACCAAGCCCAACTGCAAATAACACATTTCTGGTAGTAATTAACAGGTCTCTGAAAAAGAGATACTAAAAATACTCCTGTTATTACAGTAATGCTTTCTTCGAGgaccaatgtttttttcccccaaatcatTGAATTAATTGTGGTGGATTGATAAACAGCTACCGTTCAGAAATCTTTATTTTAAATCTGTCTTTggattttgaatttgaatgttttCTATGAGCTCAAATGACTAAGTGGTGCAGATATTTGACAATGGACTATCCTgtattgcatttcctgtcagggttaaaatattcatgaatttagataaaacaaaagaacaaaaaatatattaatgctCTTCAAAGGTACAATATCTGCTGCTGCATTCACAATGTAAACACTGCAATGACCGTGCCGTGATTTCTCTTACAGTATTTTGGCAGCACTAGAGCTCAATATTAAATCACTGCTGGGACAAAGGACAAAAGTATATTACCTTTTTGACCGGTAATGTTCTTTGCATTAACTTACCAATGTCATACTCCATAAAAGTAAATCTTTCATCAATACGCAACAAAATAAATTACCATATAATGTTAGCCAAAAACATTAACTTTCCTAGACTGATGATCTGAGCTCCTAATGCTCTGAAGAGTGTGAAATTACGTGTGAATAACTGTTTTCTCCTTGTCATTATCAGCCTATGCTGAGCGCCGGGCCAAGAGTTTTAACCGTTCGTGGAGTGACCCCACCCCTGTCAAGCCTGACTCACTGCATGACTCCAGAGATGGTGAGTCAGCACCCTCTCCATCACACCCCCCCATAGGCAGGCAAAAACAACGGTTATTGTTTGCTACATGCTCACACCAGaagaatatatttaaatatttcacaAGGACGATGAAAATGTGCTTACACAAATCCTGCAAGATAAAGCCAGCTTACACTTAAAAAATGGGCAAGGCTGCTTTGTTTAAATGGAGCATTGATGCACAAGGGGTCTAATGTGCTTTACATAATTAATAGTTTATTTAAAATGCTGCCCAATGAACAAAACCTGACTGTCATGACATGTGCCTCCCTACTTTAAAACTTGATGCGGATTTTGTGAGCTTTTCTACAATATCGTTGATACGGTGATGATATCAAACGATGTGATTTCGATTTA of Stigmatopora argus isolate UIUO_Sarg chromosome 5, RoL_Sarg_1.0, whole genome shotgun sequence contains these proteins:
- the nsmfb gene encoding NMDA receptor synaptonuclear signaling and neuronal migration factor isoform X2; this translates as MVRAFSKGWFHFSMGTAASKRKNHKSDAISSVTAKVRAARAFGEYLSSTNSENRNRADHLLSDTYSGQGCDSSDVSQNKQNLPPQPPSSPITKSHKAGQSNRSGQIQVQLRANSLKAQAPSKRRLSTERRLSTENPPSARDWQGSVSAKPARVYTITREVGMTLGQDSEESLELEVLQGSKVEPLSNNSSTVDQQSSAPARGSQFRSSHHRSNHCHAHQKRGGPLSSSQSLQSSDSASNIRDWGMRKGSSRGDSTGDCVACIRAPCQSQRSLDLDMSSRDAGKQRKKLERMHSEDKTSTDDKEENSNSWFPKENMFSFQTATTTMQANFRKHLRMVGSRKIKVQTYAERRAKSFNRSWSDPTPVKPDSLHDSRDGGDIQTSSGTLNEGLDEDADWGDEKEMERVACEGDDFIPPKIILISSKVPKAEYVPNIIRRDDPSIIPILYDHEHATFDEILEEIKKKLTAYRKGCKIWNMLIFCQGGPGHLYLLKNKVATFAKVEKEEDMIQFWRQLGRLMSKLNPEPNLIHIMGCYVLGSANGEKLIQTLKRLMRPSSVEFKSPLELSAQGKEMIETYFNFRLFRLWKSRQHSKMLDYDDML
- the nsmfb gene encoding NMDA receptor synaptonuclear signaling and neuronal migration factor isoform X1, which encodes MVRAFSKGWFHFSMGTAASKRKNHKSDAISSVTAKVRAARAFGEYLSSTNSENRNRADHLLSDTYSGQGCDSSDVSQNKQNLPPQPPSSPITKSHKAGQSNRSGQIQVQLRANSLKAQAPSKRRLSTERRLSTENPPSARDWQGSVSAKPARVYTITREVGMTLGQDSEESLELEVLQGSKVEPLSNNSSTVDQQSSAPARGSQFRSSHHRSNHCHAHQKRGGPLSSSQSLQSSDSASNIRDWGMRKGSSRGDSTGDCVACIRAPCQSQRSLDLDMSSRDAGKQRKKLERMHSEDKTSTDDKEENSNSWFPKENMFSFQTATTTMQAAFRGIAEKKRRKREQDAATMIERNFRKHLRMVGSRKIKVQTYAERRAKSFNRSWSDPTPVKPDSLHDSRDGGDIQTSSGTLNEGLDEDADWGDEKEMERVACEGDDFIPPKIILISSKVPKAEYVPNIIRRDDPSIIPILYDHEHATFDEILEEIKKKLTAYRKGCKIWNMLIFCQGGPGHLYLLKNKVATFAKVEKEEDMIQFWRQLGRLMSKLNPEPNLIHIMGCYVLGSANGEKLIQTLKRLMRPSSVEFKSPLELSAQGKEMIETYFNFRLFRLWKSRQHSKMLDYDDML